CGAACTCAATGAGCATATCGGTCATGAGCTGAACTTTGTCCTTTTTTTCATCAAGAATCTTGTTTGCAAAAGCATTGGCTTCTTCAAGAAGGCTACGCACTTCTGAGTCAATTTGCTTTGCTGTCTCCTCAGAATAATTCTTGGAAGACTGACCTGGCATTGCATAGCTCCCCTCTTCAGACCGCTCGTCGTAAGCAACAGGGCCAAGAGCTGAATTCATTCCCCACTGGCACACCATGCTCCTTGCAAGTTTAGTGGCTTGCGAGATATCCATCTGAGCACCACTTGAAATATCCCCAACAAAGAGATCCTCTGCAACACGCCCTCCCATCAAAACAGCAAGGCGATCAATGAGTTCTTTTCTCCAGTAGCTAACTTTATTCTTCTCTGGAACAAAATGGGTCGCTCCAAGCGAGAAACCTCGCGGAATGATTGTAACTTTTTCAATGGGGTCTCCTCTCTCAACGGTGAGACCAACAACAGCATGCCCTGATTCATGAAAGGCGGTGTGAATTTTTTCTTTTTCATCGAGCTCTAAGCTGCGTCTTTCTTTTCCATATTTCACTTTATCGCATGCATCTAGTGTATCTTGATGGGTCACAGCACTGCGCCCTTTGCGTGCTGCAAGCAAAGCGGCTTCGTTTAAAACATTCATCAGATCCGCACCTGAAGATCCAGGAGTTGCCCTAGCTACATCCATAAGCTCAACATCCACATCGAGCTTAATTTTTCTCGCATGGACCTTTAATATCTCAAAACGCCCCTTAATATCGGGAAGATCAAGAATAACATTCCGGTCGAAACGACCAGGTCTAAGCAACGCCTTATCAAGAACATCTGGACGGTTTGTTGCAGCCATTAAGATGACTCCTTCATTGGTGTCAAATCCATCCATCTCAACAAGCAGTTGGTTCAAAGTCTGTTCTCTTTCATCATGTCCACCACCGATCCCAGCACCCCGGTGACGCCCTACAGCATCAATCTCATCAATAAAGACAATACAAGGAGCATTCTTCTTTGCTTGGCCAAAGAGATCCCGAATTCTACTGGCACCCACACCCACAAACATCTCAACAAAATCAGAACCTGAAATGGAGAAGAAAGGACGATCTGCCTCTCCAGCTACCGCTTTCGCAATTAAGGTTTTCCCTGTTCCTGGAGGACCAACTAATAAAACTCCTTTAGGAATGCGAGCACCGAGTGCGGTGAATTTTGAAGGATCTTTCAGAAAATCAACAACTTCATGAAGCTCTTCTTTAGCCTCCTCAACTCCTGCAACATCCTTAAAAGTCACTTTGTGCATGCTCTTGTTGAGCATCTTTGCTGGGGATTTTCCAAAGTTCATTGCACCACCTGACCCCATTCCCTTCATTTGTCTTGAAAAAATGAAGTATAAAACAAGAAGGACAATGACGATTGGAAAGATCGTCAAGAAAATATAACTTAAATAATTTG
The window above is part of the Candidatus Neptunochlamydia sp. REUL1 genome. Proteins encoded here:
- the ftsH gene encoding ATP-dependent zinc metalloprotease FtsH: MDQPEKPQEPRKRFPGGFLLFLLAAILIILTVQNLSSDKGGKVSFSHQVEHLVNLDLIHKDDSRKIAQNDNLVTFTGKFKERLSDDSKARYRYLELLNENHELTERKDELSNNLSSLQQNVREAAERFIILSGTPIPKGGFSVVSSFHDTQERQNSVVIYSLPEKRKINLTDLQAEYRAVSQSPSTDPVRGFGEHVEKLIQSYKSPTLGIGSEAMKQELRSAEAKVGTALKSNKTIEEALAAYQSGLVTLNQITLNLLKSENHVSLLELRSVRNYMVDLNQYQETFVALDNNEAQLNKARQSVSDVTWFFNNKELSTKALERQSPEAFSLWFTQGKKEWEAFAGAGNMGTLFKAPDQPRNLVLEKTFKSQEPSPNYLSYIFLTIFPIVIVLLVLYFIFSRQMKGMGSGGAMNFGKSPAKMLNKSMHKVTFKDVAGVEEAKEELHEVVDFLKDPSKFTALGARIPKGVLLVGPPGTGKTLIAKAVAGEADRPFFSISGSDFVEMFVGVGASRIRDLFGQAKKNAPCIVFIDEIDAVGRHRGAGIGGGHDEREQTLNQLLVEMDGFDTNEGVILMAATNRPDVLDKALLRPGRFDRNVILDLPDIKGRFEILKVHARKIKLDVDVELMDVARATPGSSGADLMNVLNEAALLAARKGRSAVTHQDTLDACDKVKYGKERRSLELDEKEKIHTAFHESGHAVVGLTVERGDPIEKVTIIPRGFSLGATHFVPEKNKVSYWRKELIDRLAVLMGGRVAEDLFVGDISSGAQMDISQATKLARSMVCQWGMNSALGPVAYDERSEEGSYAMPGQSSKNYSEETAKQIDSEVRSLLEEANAFANKILDEKKDKVQLMTDMLIEFESLDKEDVHAIMDGSWDMEKKREKLKAMVEAHRKVPPPPPSDDETESKQGEGLGPTPQGV